Genomic DNA from Prosthecobacter sp. SYSU 5D2:
GTGGGGAATGAATACAACAACCCCGCGCTCTACAGCTATGACCTGCATGGTGTGGAAGTGCACAATGTTTACAAGATGGTCATTGATGGATTCTCCTGGTGGCCGGCATCGGTCTTTTACATCATCGCCATGGTGCTGCTGTGCAGCCACCTGAGCCACGGTGTGGCCAGCATTTTCCAGACGCTGGGCCTGACCACCCACCGCACCTGGCCGCTGATCCAGAAGGCTGGCTGGGCCTTCGCCCTCCTCGTCCTCGTTGGGAACTGCTCCATCCCCATCGCCATCCTCGTCTTCGGATACGGCAGATAACCTCTCTGGCATCACTCACTCGCGCACCCGTCCAATTTACCTTCCCCGCCATGCCTCTCGACTCCAAGATCCCCTCCGGCCCGATGGCTGAAAAATGGTCCAAGCACAAGCAGGACTCCAAGCTCATCAACCCGAAGAACAAGCGGAAGTACACCGTGCTCGTCGTGGGCAGCGGCCTGGCCGGGGCCTCCGCCGCCGCGACGCTTTCTGAGCTGGGCTATCAGGTGAAGTGCTTCTGCTTCCAGGACAGCCCGCGCCGTGCGCACTCCATCGCAGCGCAGGGCGGGATCAATGCAGCCAAGAACTACCAGAACGACGGCGACAGTGTGCACCGTCTGTTTTACGACACTGTCAAAGGCGGTGACTTCCGCGCCCGTGAGGCCAACGTGCATCGCCTGGCCGAAGAGAGCGTCAACATCATTGACCAGTGCGCGGCTCAGGGTGTGCCCTTCGCCCGTGAATACGGTGGCGGCCTAGCCAACCGCTCCTTTGGCGGTGCTCAGGTGAGCCGTACGTTTTATGCCCGAGGCCAAACCGGGCAGCAGCTCCTGCTGGGTGCTTATTCCGCCTTGAACAAAGAGATCGCCCGTGGCGGTGTGAAGATGTACTCCCGCATGGAGATGCTGGAGCTGGTGGTCGTGGACGGCCACGCCAAGGGCATCATCACCCGTGACCTGGTGACTGGAAAAATCGAGGCGTTTTCCGGAGACACCGTGCTTCTTTGCACCGGGGGTTATGGCAATGTCTTTTATCTGTCCACGAATGCGATGGGCTGCAATGTCACGTCCACCTGGCGTGCGCACAAGAAGGGGGCTTACTTCGCCAACCCTTGTTATACCCAGATCCACCCGACCTGCATTCCGGTCAGTGGCGATTATCAGAGCAAGCTGACCCTGATGTCGGAATCCCTCCGCAACGACGGCCGTGTGTGGGTGCCTAAGAATGTGGCAGACATTGGCAAGCCTGCAGACAAAATCCCCGAGGCGGACCGCGATTATTATCTGGAGCGCAAGTATCCCAGCTTCGGCAACCTGGCCCCGCGTGACATCTCCAGCCGCGCGGCCAAGGAAGCCTGTGATGAAGGTCGCGGCGTCGGCCCGGGCGGTCGTGGTGTGTATTTGGATTTTGCCGAGGCCATCGGCCAGTTCGGCCAGAAGACGATTGCTGAGCGTTATGGCAACCTTTTTGAAATGTACCAGCGCATCACCGGTGAAAGCGCCTACACCCAGCCGATGCGCATCTACCCCGCTGTGCACTACACCATGGGCGGCCTGTGGGTGGACTATAACCTGATGAGCAACCTGCCCGGTCTGCATGTGCTGGGCGAGGCGAACTTCTCCGACCACGGTGCCAACCGCCTGGGCGCCAGCGCCCTCATGCAGGGCCTCGCCGACGGTTACTTCGTCATCCCCACGACCATTGCTCCGTATCTGGTGACGCAGAGCCCCGGCTCCGTCACCACCAGCCATCCGGAATTCAAGAAGGCTCTCGAAAACTGCCAGAACACAACGAACAAGTTCCTTAACAGCAAAGGCAAGCGCAGCGTGGACAGCTTCCACCGCGAGCTGGGCCTGCTGGTCTGGGACAAGTGCGGCATGGCGCGCGACAAGGCCGGGCTGGCCGAGGCCCTGAAAAAAATCCCCGAACTTCGCGAAGAATTCTGGGCCAACGTCACAGTCCCCGGGTCCGGCGCTGCCGCCAACCCCGAGTTGGAAAAAGCCGGACGTGTGGCCGACTTCATGGAATTCGCCGAGCTCCTCTGCCTGGACGCCAGCCACCGCGAAGAAAGCTGCGGCGGCCACTTCCGCACCGAATACCAATACCCGGATGGCGAGGCCAAGCGCGATGACGAAAACTTCTGCTACGCAGCCGCCTGGGAATACACTGGCGACTTCGCCAAACCCATCCTGAACAAGGAGCCGCTCACCTTCGAAGAAGTTCATCTTTCTGTGCGCAGCTATAAGTAAGTTTTATTCACATCACACTGTCATGTCCCTCCTCAATCTTCACCTCAAAGTCTGGCGTCAGAACCAGGGCAAGCCTGGACACTTCCAGGACATCGAAGCCCATGAAATCCCGGATCATGCCTCCTTCCTGGAGATGCTGGACATCGTCAATGAGCGCCTCATTGCCAAGGGGGAAGAGCCGGTCGCCTTTGACCATGACTGCCGCGAAGGCATCTGCGGCTCCTGCTCCATGACTATTAATGGCATGCCTCATGGCCCGGAAAAGGCCACCACGACCTGCCAGCTGCACATGCGCAAATTCCGCACCGAGGACACCATTTGGATCGAACCCTTCCGTGCCCACGCCTTCCCGGTCATCAAGGATCTCATTGTGGACCGCACGCCATTCGACCGGATCCAGCAGGCGGGCGGCTACATCAGCGTGCGCACTGGTGCCGCCCCGGATGCCAACAGCATCCTCATCGGCAAGGAAGTGGCCGATGCGGCCATGGATGCTGCGGAGTGCATCGGCTGCGGTGCCTGTGTGGCAGCCTGTAAAAACGCCAGTGCTATGCTCTTCGTTTCCGCCAAGGCCGGACAGCTCAATTCCCTGCCCCAGGGCCAGCCGGAAAAAAACCGCCGCACCCTGGCCATGGTCCGCCAGATGGACAAAGAAGGTTTCGGCGCCTGCACCAACCAATATGAGTGCGAGGCCGCCTGCCCAAAGGAAATCAGCGTGCGCTGGATCACCAAACTGAACCGGGACTATGCTCTGGCAGCCACCAAGGAAGCCTTTGGCGGCAGCATCGAGCGTGCAGGTGGCGGGGATTGATTCCTCCGTCCGCTGACGTCCTGTTGAAACCCCGTTCATTGCCAAGAAGAATCAATGCCCCGCGCATTGTGGTTTAGATTCCCAGTGCTGGCAGCACTGGTCTTCTGCCAGTCATCCGCGCCAGGGGCTTCGGCCCCATGGCTTCTGTCGGATGCCATGGGTCTGCCCTTCTGGTTCAGCCTCAAGGGTGAAATTCGTGCCCGTTATGAAACCCTGGATGAGCAATTTCGGGCTCGACTTGAAGGCAGCGACCAGGTGCTCGCCCTCCGCTCCAGTCTTCTCATGGAGGCAGATCTGGCCCCGGTTCAGGTCACGGCGGAAATCCTCGACGCACGCCAGCTCCTTGCAGATTCCGGCTCCGCGCTGGACACCACCACGGTCAATACCCTGGAGTTGCTGCAAGCACACCTGGAATGGGACCTTGGGACACTGGGCAAAGGCCGGCAGCACCTGCGGCTGGGCCGGGAAACCGTCAACCTCGGCAGCCGCCGCCTCATGGCGCGCAATGCCTTTCGGAATACCATCAATGCCTACACCGGAGCTGACTGGCGGTGGGAAACGAAAGCCGGCCACTCAGTGCGTGCGATGTGGCTTCTTCCAAACCAGCGACAGCCCGATGACCTGACCTCCCTTCAGGACAACGACAGCGCTTTTGATGATCAGGATTTTGATCTCCAGTTTTGGGCGCTATACGCCACCCTTCCCCTCCCCCCGGTCCGGGCAGAGCTGGAACTGTACGCCTTCGGGCTTCATGAAAGCGGATCCGGCACCCGCCATCGGCAGCTATATACCCCTGGGTTCCGTCTCGTCCGCAAACCCGAAACGGGCCAGGTGGACTTTGAAGCAGAATCCGCCCTTCAGCTTGGCACTTCCAGCAGTTCCGTGAATGGCTCCGCAATAAGCCACCAAGCCCTTTTTCTGCACCTGTCGGTTGGTTACAGCGCCAACCTGCCCTGGCGGCCCCGGCTCGGCCTGGCCTATGATTATGCAAGCGGTGACAGAAAGCCAGATGATGGAGATAACAACCGGTTCGACACTCTCTATGGAGCCCGGCGCTTCGAATACGGACCCACGGGCAGCTATGGCGCAATCGCCCGCAGCAATCTCAGTTCCCCAGAACTGCGCCTTGATTTCACACCGGCAGTGAACACAGAGTTCATGATCGCCCATCGTGGTGTTTGGCTGGCCTCAGGCAAGGATGCCTGGACTGCTGCCGGAGTGCGTGATGCCAGCGGCAGGTCAGGAAAATTCGTCGGCCAGCAACTGGAAGCCCGCCTCCGCTGGGACGCTATCCCTGGAAACCTCCGCGTGGAAACAGGCATCGCCCAAATTTTCCCCGGACGCTTCCAGGAGTCTGCCCCAAATGGCAAACCATCTGATACCACCTACGCCTATTTTGAAATGACCTGGTGGTTTTGAGCCAGAATGTCAGGCGGGCACGGAACTGGGCGACGAACGCGTTGGCAAAATGGCCGATTTTGATCTAGCATAAAAATCTCATGCTCCGCGCCAGCCGATACTTTTTTTTTCTGCAGACCCTTTGCTGGGCCTGGGCTCTGCCTTTGCGGGGTGAAGAACTTCAGGAAAATGGGGACTTCAGACTCGCGCGCCAGGCTCTCATTGAAGGCCTGCCAGGAGTGGCCGCGGTTAAAGCCGGCCGGCTGCTGCAAGAAAACCGTTGGAATACAAAAGACCGTCAGACTTTGACCGCATTGACAGTAGAAGCATGGGTCAGGGCGAAAAACGGTGGCGCTGCACTGGCTCTTTTGGGTGAAGTTTCCATTCCCGATGAATCTTTCTGGAAAGCACAGTCACTGGTGCTGAATAGCGAGCTGGATGCTGCCCGCCAGTTGCTGGAGGACAGGTTCCTCGCCGGTGAGTCTTCACAGCAGGAGCAGATGTTGCTGGCCCAGGTCTGGCTGTCCACCCGGCAAACTTCCCAGGCCCGGAATTTGCTGGCTTCATTGCGCGAATCTTCCCCGCCAGCCATGGCAAGACAGGCGCGCGTGATGCTTGATGAACTGGACATTGACAGCGGCAGGACACAGGCCGCCCTTGAGGACCTTAACCATCTTCCCAAGCTTCTGGAAGACCCGGTCGCGCGGCTGATCCGGGCAAGGGCCTTGCTGGCGCTGGCGCGGTACCCGCAGGCGGAGAAAGCCTTTCGCAACATCCTGTCTGCTACTGGTGGTGGTGAACGTGTTCATCACCACGCCGCCGTGCTGCTGGCTGAAACATTTCTACGCCAGGACAAAATCGCCGAGTGCCTGGAAGCTTTGGTCCAGTTTCTGGACAACACTCCGGAAAGCGACCTCTGGACGGAAGCATTCGGTTTACTGTACGAGGCATTGCAAAAGGAGCCATCCACCACGCTGCCTCCCAATGCCGCCCTGCGCTGGATTACTGAGGGGAATTCAACACAACGTCAGGCAATCCAGGTAAAACCCTCCATGCAGGAATTTCAAGGTCATGCCATGCTGTTGCTTTCCCGCTGGTTGCTGAGCCAGAAACGTATCATGGAAGGAGTGGGGTTGCTGGAGGCCATGATCCAGGTCTATCCAGATCATTCCCAAGGGGCGGAAGCCATGCGGCTGGCTCTTGAAACCTATGGCAGCCTCAAGGTGGACGGCCGCGTGACCACGCTTGCCAACCAATGGCGTCTCCGTTATGGCGGAGGCCAGTCGGCGATGGTGGACTTCGTCACCGGCGGAACAGCCTACACCCGCCGCGAATTTAACCAGGCGGCGACACTTTTCCAAGCTGCGGCCAATGTCGCAGCCACTCTTGCTGAACGCCGCTCATCTCTTTACAATGCCGGCGTAGCCGCCCTTCGTGCCGGAGAAACGGCCTTGTACCAAAGCATCCTGGGGCAGCTTGAAATTGTCAGCGCAGGCGCTCCGGACGCCGTTACCACGGAAGATGCCGCAGCAGATCTGGAACTGGATGACGCTCTGGACAAAGCCTCACGCAACGAAGCCAGCGCCAGCGCTGAACTACGCTCCTTTATCCAGAAACATGCAGGTCACCGCCGGCTAGCCGAAGCTCATCTGGCTTTGGCTGAAACCTTGCTGGCGCAGATTCCAACTGAGTTTGTGGCCATTGAAACCGCCCTCCGTACAGCTTCCGCCCTGCCGGGGCTTACCGAACCCCAACGCCAGCAGATCGCCATTGTCCGCCTGTGGGCTTTGGACAAGCAGGGACAGCTCAAGGCGGTGACTGCTGCCGGCAGCGAATTTCTCAAAACCTGGCCGGAGGCTGTCCAGGCACCGGGCGTCCGCATGAAGATCGCGGATGCCTACTACCGTCTGGAAAATTTCGCCAGCGCCCGGACGGAGTTTGAACTGGTGGCCCAGGAAAATGCCGACTCTCCTTTTGCCGAGACCGCGCTCTACTTCGCCGGAATGGCCGCCATTTCCACCATGAGTGATGAAGGACGTGAAGCCGCCATCAACCGTTGGCAGGAACTGGCCGAGCGTGGCGGACCCTTGAGCATCCCTGCCCGCCAGCAGCAGGCCCTGGCCAAACGCCGTGCAGGCCAGGAATCCGAAGCCTTGAATCTGCTGGACAGCCTCCTCACAGAAAAAAACCTACCCGAAGACATGCGCCGCTCCCTCATTTGCGAACGTGCGGAGATTCTGATGCTCATTGGCAAAACGGATACCTCCCAACTGGACAAGGCCGTCACTGCCCTTCGCGACCTGATCCGGGAAAGCAATCTCAACTATCTGTGGAGCGCCCGCGCTGGCTACACCCTGGCCGCCGTGCTGAATGCTGCCGGACGTAACGTGGAAGCCCTGGAGGCCTGCTACGACGTGGTCCAGGCCAGTGGCTTCACGGGCCCGGCCAACCCGGCAGAATACCGCTGGTTTTACCGCGCCGGATTCTTCGGCATTGAGCTTCTGGAAGCCAGCAAGCAGTGGGATGCAGCGGCCCTTCTGGCTGAAAAAATTTCCCTGTCCACAGGAGAACGCGCCAATGAGGCCAAGGAACTCGCCACCCGCATCCGGCTGGAGCATTTTTTGTGGGACGCCGGGCAGTAGGTTTGCCCGCCTCCTGACATCCGGTTAAAAAAAACTTTCCGGAAAACTGGCTTGCCTATAATCACATCACCACACATCATTTTGCAATGGCACTCACAACAAAAGACCAGGCATGCATTACCGTGGACAAGAAGCTGATGAAGGAGGGCAAAAAGCTCGCCAAGCTGGACCGCCGGTCTTTCTCCTCCTATGTGGAGCATCTCATCGCCAAGGATATTCAGCGCCATGAACGCGCCCAGGCCAAAAAAACCTCGGAGTAGCTTCGCGATACCAGTCCAAGAGGGGATGCTTCCGCCGATTTTTTCATTGGATGACTTCACGGGACACCGTTCCCATGACAGTTCGACAATCAGGCAATGATAAAATCTGCCCATAGTTCTAATGGGCAAACGCTCATTTTGCTGTTGAGAGCCGTATTTGATGGCGGCTTTCCATTTCTATGTTTGAAAATTCCCTCAACGCATTCAGGGCCATTACCACGCTCGATGTGCTCGCCTTTCTGGTGCCATTTGTCGTGGCGGTGGCCATTGACCTGCTGACCCACAAGAAGGGCCAAAAGATCACCATGGGCAATGCACTCAAGTGGTCCCTGATCTGGGTCGCCTGTGCAGCCGTCTTCTCGGGTTATGTCTGGTGGACTTTTGAAAACAACCCTCGCCAGGAACAGTTTGGAGGCATGGTCCGCATGCTTGACGGCTCCGGGGCCATCAGCCTCTACGCCACCGGCTATGTCCTGGAAAAGGCGCTTGCTCTGGACAACCTATTCGCTTTCTACCTCATCTTCAAGTCCTTCGGTCTCACCCTGGATAAGAACCAGCACTACCAGCATCGCATTCTGTATTGGGGTATTCTTGGGGCCATCGTGTTCCGGGTTTT
This window encodes:
- a CDS encoding fumarate reductase/succinate dehydrogenase flavoprotein subunit; protein product: MPLDSKIPSGPMAEKWSKHKQDSKLINPKNKRKYTVLVVGSGLAGASAAATLSELGYQVKCFCFQDSPRRAHSIAAQGGINAAKNYQNDGDSVHRLFYDTVKGGDFRAREANVHRLAEESVNIIDQCAAQGVPFAREYGGGLANRSFGGAQVSRTFYARGQTGQQLLLGAYSALNKEIARGGVKMYSRMEMLELVVVDGHAKGIITRDLVTGKIEAFSGDTVLLCTGGYGNVFYLSTNAMGCNVTSTWRAHKKGAYFANPCYTQIHPTCIPVSGDYQSKLTLMSESLRNDGRVWVPKNVADIGKPADKIPEADRDYYLERKYPSFGNLAPRDISSRAAKEACDEGRGVGPGGRGVYLDFAEAIGQFGQKTIAERYGNLFEMYQRITGESAYTQPMRIYPAVHYTMGGLWVDYNLMSNLPGLHVLGEANFSDHGANRLGASALMQGLADGYFVIPTTIAPYLVTQSPGSVTTSHPEFKKALENCQNTTNKFLNSKGKRSVDSFHRELGLLVWDKCGMARDKAGLAEALKKIPELREEFWANVTVPGSGAAANPELEKAGRVADFMEFAELLCLDASHREESCGGHFRTEYQYPDGEAKRDDENFCYAAAWEYTGDFAKPILNKEPLTFEEVHLSVRSYK
- a CDS encoding succinate dehydrogenase/fumarate reductase iron-sulfur subunit, translating into MSLLNLHLKVWRQNQGKPGHFQDIEAHEIPDHASFLEMLDIVNERLIAKGEEPVAFDHDCREGICGSCSMTINGMPHGPEKATTTCQLHMRKFRTEDTIWIEPFRAHAFPVIKDLIVDRTPFDRIQQAGGYISVRTGAAPDANSILIGKEVADAAMDAAECIGCGACVAACKNASAMLFVSAKAGQLNSLPQGQPEKNRRTLAMVRQMDKEGFGACTNQYECEAACPKEISVRWITKLNRDYALAATKEAFGGSIERAGGGD
- a CDS encoding alginate export family protein, with product MGLPFWFSLKGEIRARYETLDEQFRARLEGSDQVLALRSSLLMEADLAPVQVTAEILDARQLLADSGSALDTTTVNTLELLQAHLEWDLGTLGKGRQHLRLGRETVNLGSRRLMARNAFRNTINAYTGADWRWETKAGHSVRAMWLLPNQRQPDDLTSLQDNDSAFDDQDFDLQFWALYATLPLPPVRAELELYAFGLHESGSGTRHRQLYTPGFRLVRKPETGQVDFEAESALQLGTSSSSVNGSAISHQALFLHLSVGYSANLPWRPRLGLAYDYASGDRKPDDGDNNRFDTLYGARRFEYGPTGSYGAIARSNLSSPELRLDFTPAVNTEFMIAHRGVWLASGKDAWTAAGVRDASGRSGKFVGQQLEARLRWDAIPGNLRVETGIAQIFPGRFQESAPNGKPSDTTYAYFEMTWWF